TGTTCGGGAATCGGCAGGGAGCGATACTGTTCGGCGGCGGACAGCCAGGTCAGAGAGGCAATATCCGCAGGTTGTGCCCAGTTCAGCAGTACTTGGTCCAGACACAGGTTCAACGAAGCAATGCGCTCATAGGCCTGGACTTTCGCGGCCAGAATGAACACTGCACCGAGTAATAGTTGCCAGCAGAGAAGATGACGCCTGGACGTGCGGGTACTCATCCGACTCAGCTCATGTCAATCACGGCAAGGGCTTCCGCCAGGGTTTTTATCGAGTGCATCTCCATACCCTCGATATCGTTTTTCAGGCGATTGGCGGCGGGCACTATCGCTTTGCGAAAACCATGCTTAGCGGCTTCGCGCAGGCGCTCCTGGCCCGAGGGCACGGGGCGGATCTCACCGGAAAGTCCCACCTCACCGAAGACCACCAGATCCCGCGGCAACACCCGATTGCGAAAGCTGGAAACAACTGCCAGCAAAAGAGTCAGGTCGGCACTGGTTTCCATTACCTTGACGCCGCCTACCACATTGATAAACACATCCTGATCGCCGACCAAGACGCCGCCATGGCGGTGCAGCACCGCCAGCAGCATATTCAGGCGGTTCTGGTCGAGACCCACCGCTACCCGGCGCGGATTACCGAGGCTGCTGTCATCCACCAGTGCCTGCAGTTCCACCAGCAGCGGCCGGGTGCCCTCCCACACGGAAGTCACCACCGATCCCGCGGCGATCTCCTCGGCGCGCTGCAGGAAAATAGCGGAGGGATTAGAAACTTCTTTAAGGCCCTGCTCGGTCATGGCAAATACCCCCAGCTCATTCACCGCTCCAAAGCGGTTTTTATGGGCACGCAGGGTGCGGAAGCGGGAGTCGTGAGTACCTTCGAGCAATATGGAGCAATCAATAATATGTTCCAGCACCTTGGGGCCTGCCAAACTGCCGTCTTTGGTGACATGGCCCACTAAAATCAGCGCAGTACCAGTCTGCTTGGCGAAGCGGGTCAGGTAAGCAGCACTCTCACGCACCTGGGCCACCGAGCCCGGAGCGGACTGCACATCGCTCATATGCATCACCTGGATGGAGTCCACCACCATCACGCGTGGATTGACTTCTTTTGCCGCCAGGCAGATGCGCTCCACATCAGTTTCACTGAGGAGCTGCAGGGAATCAGTGGGCAGGCCCAGACGTTTGGCGCGCATAGCCACCTGCTGAAGAGATTCTTCACCGGTGATATACAGCGCCGGCATTGAAGTAGCGAGGTGGCACAGAGTTTGTAGCAATACCGTGGATTTACCAGCCCCAGGATGACCGCCGATCAGCACCACCGAACCCGGCACCAGGCCGCCCCCCAGCACCCGGTCGAGTTCCGAGGCGGAAGTGGGAATACGCGGCAGCTCACTCAGGTCGATTTCCGAGAGCTTCTGCACCTTGCCTGCACCGGCGGCGCCGGCATAGCCACTCTGGGCATCGGTGAAATTGGCCGCGCGGCTGTCTTTGTGCTCCGGCCCCAAACGCACTTCAGAGAGACTGTTC
The DNA window shown above is from Microbulbifer variabilis and carries:
- the radA gene encoding DNA repair protein RadA, with protein sequence MAAKRKTAYVCNECGADYTKWAGQCSACGAWNSLSEVRLGPEHKDSRAANFTDAQSGYAGAAGAGKVQKLSEIDLSELPRIPTSASELDRVLGGGLVPGSVVLIGGHPGAGKSTVLLQTLCHLATSMPALYITGEESLQQVAMRAKRLGLPTDSLQLLSETDVERICLAAKEVNPRVMVVDSIQVMHMSDVQSAPGSVAQVRESAAYLTRFAKQTGTALILVGHVTKDGSLAGPKVLEHIIDCSILLEGTHDSRFRTLRAHKNRFGAVNELGVFAMTEQGLKEVSNPSAIFLQRAEEIAAGSVVTSVWEGTRPLLVELQALVDDSSLGNPRRVAVGLDQNRLNMLLAVLHRHGGVLVGDQDVFINVVGGVKVMETSADLTLLLAVVSSFRNRVLPRDLVVFGEVGLSGEIRPVPSGQERLREAAKHGFRKAIVPAANRLKNDIEGMEMHSIKTLAEALAVIDMS